One Plasmodium cynomolgi strain B DNA, chromosome 12, whole genome shotgun sequence genomic region harbors:
- a CDS encoding transcription factor with AP2 domain(s) (putative): MMNYDENADAPGSQKESPPNSTGRNRMYEKGIDVNEPEVYDANEDNTKNKGVWYNARTKCWLACVKGSGRHLRVFSVKKHGFKRARMLAVECKNSTVINFNPLANGSANGEPNGEANGATSQADHPTRSNGKGAEPSHAQNNGVYAKLKNEPSNHVSGRTRAYSYNEAGRTDHSKLEAQESMDVGSLATMNSENASGVTNASISASASANGVEEGPDRKRRYNTRRGNNKSVDELNKKEEKNETNEEHASFYKESNNCSISPPTSRGYNMRGHYNTKGNLNLKGSSVTKGSNYNTVKNNSSISKGNGGSPKGGSNNLRGLTISKASQAKTNITRSAGSNNTFKGHQPNGHTLHHTESSSYTLTTRSSRNYHAATDRYSSNSLTTDEVKSYKEDRNQSMQTQNGKRQRDTLVETLDSYQGDNRKKKKTAKDKFSYLVRKDKGGGVSGGVNGGANGGVNGGANGSANGDGNGGGSADGNGDGNGGVSGGDPAAISSAAYHESSNHNDHNSASSHATHNTQNAQNAQNAHNAQNAQSTQNTRNTHNTHNTRNTRNSSVHTVQFAQKGQNGQGEKSSHDDFQNMQSLNTRSSTTQNYRHGTQNESYNNGYDSGYHSAYHSGQANQQNTPSGLTYHNTRSSHNTRSSNNSRSNINSRSNNNYRSNNNTRSNNNSRSSNNTRSNNNSRSSNNTCIITDKDFHVDSPEQTNEDFYLIKPMNYDYSDNNVCKQRSSKPTNNEREYNFIFSNDCYSDYCSQNRDEYKANFIDLTREALSLILQDLKKNVIPKIPVGIEKRERYTNSLRLCLKSAKFTKHINELEPYLELFSECIKNSKLPSHMDLKDQLFYLDKL, from the exons ATGATGAATTACGACGAGAACGCAGACGCCCCTGGGAGTCAGAAAG aGAGCCCTCCCAATAGTACAGGAAGAAATAGAATGTACGAAAAAGGAATAGATGTGAACGAACCCGAAGTGTATGATGCAAATGAAGACAACACGAAAAACAAAGGTGTTTGGTATAATGCCAGAACGAAATGTTGGCTAGCTTGTGTTAAAGGGAGTGGAAGACACCTACGTGTTTTTTCTGTAAAGAAACATGGATTTAAGAGAGCGAGAATGCTAGCCGTTGAGTGTAAAAATTCAACCGTCATTAATTTTAACCCCTTGGCGAACGGGTCCGCAAATGGGGAACCCAACGGGGAAGCTAACGGAGCGACTAGTCAAGCTGACCACCCCACGCGCAGTAACGGAAAGGGCGCAGAGCCCTCTCACGCGCAAAACAATGGTGTGTATGCaaaacttaaaaatgagCCAAGCAACCATGTCAGTGGAAGAACCAGGGCATACAGCTATAATGAAGCAGGTCGAACTGATCACTCAAAACTGGAAGCACAAGAGTCCATGGATGTAGGAAGTTTGGCCACCATGAATAGCGAAAATGCTAGCGGAGTTACAAATGCTAGCATTAGCGCAAGTGCGAGTGCGAATGGAGTGGAAGAAGGACCTGATAGAAAAAGGCGTTACAATACAAGAAGGGGGAATAATAAATCTGTGGACGAGTTAAataagaaggaggaaaaaaatgagactAACGAAGAACATGcttctttttacaaagagAGCAATAATTGTAGTATCAGTCCACCTACTTCTAGAGGATACAATATGAGGGGACATTATAATACCAAGGGAAATTTAAATCTAAAGGGGAGTAGCGTCACTAAGGGAAGCAATTACAATACTGTGAAGAATAATAGCAGCATCTCGAAAGGGAATGGTGGAAGCCCCAAGGGAGGAAGTAATAACCTTAGGGGGTTAACCATATCCAAGGCTTCCCAAGCTAAGACTAATATCACCAGGAGCGCAGGAAGCAACAACACTTTCAAAGGGCACCAGCCAAACGGACATACCCTTCATCACACGGAGAGCTCGAGTTACACTCTGACCACTCGGAGTAGCCGTAACTACCATGCGGCAACGGATAGGTACAGCAGCAACAGCTTAACTACTGATGAGGTGAAGTCTTACAAAGAAGACAGGAACCAGTCGATGCAGacccaaaatgggaaacgACAAAGGGACACCCTTGTGGAGACACTAGACAGTTACCAAGGGGATAacagaaagaagaaaaaaactgcaaaggATAAGTTCAGTTATCTGGTTAGGAAAGACAAGGGTGGTGGTGTCAGTGGTGGTGTTAACGGTGGCGCCAATGGTGGTGTTAACGGTGGCGCCAATGGTAGTGCCAATGGTGATGGAAATGGTGGCGGTAGTGCTGATGGCAATGGCGATGGTAATGGGGGCGTTAGTGGTGGTGACCCCGCTGCTATTTCCTCTGCGGCCTACCACGAGAGTAGTAACCATAATGACCACAACAGCGCAAGCAGTCATGCCACCCACAACACGCAGAACGCGCAGAACGCGCAAAACGCACACAACGCGCAAAACGCGCAAAGCACACAGAACACACGCAACACGCACAACACGCACAACACGCGGAACACCCGCAACAGCAGTGTGCACACTGTGCAGTTTGCTCAGAAGGGGCAAAACGGGCAGGGTGAGAAAAGCAGCCACGATGATTTCCAAAATATGCAGAGCTTGAATACCCGCTCCAGCACCACACAGAACTACCGGCATGGCACTCAGAATGAGAGTTACAACAACGGTTATGATAGCGGCTATCACAGTGCTTACCATAGCGGCCAGGCGAATCAGCAAAACACCCCAAGCGGGCTTACCTACCACAACACCCGCTCAAGCCACAACACGCGATCGAGTAACAACTCTCGATCGAATATCAACTCTCGATCAAATAACAACTATCGATCGAATAACAACACTCGATCGAATAACAACTCACGATCCAGTAACAACACGCGATCGAATAACAACTCTCGATCCAGTAACAACACGTGTATCATAACGGACAAAGATTTTCACGTTGATTCCCCCGAACAAACCAACGAGGATTTCTACTTAATAAAGCCTATGAACTATGACTACAGCGATAACAACGTGTGCAAACAACGAAGTAGCAAGCCGACCAACAACGAAAGAGaatataatttcattttttcgaacGATTGTTACTCTGATTATTGTAGCCAGAACAGAGATGAATATAAGGCAAACTTTATTGACCTTACAAGGGAAGCCTTGTCATTAATTTTGcaggatttaaaaaaaaacgtcatcCCCAAAATACCCGTTGGGATAGAGAAAAGGGAGAGGTACACCAATTCATTACGCCTGTGTTTGAAAAGTGCCAAGTTTACCAAGCACATCAACGAACTGGAGCCCTACCTGGAGTTATTTAGCGAGTGTATAAAGAACAGTAAGCTGCCAAGTCACATGGATTTGAAGGACCAGCTGTTTTATCTCGACAAACTGTGA
- a CDS encoding transcription factor IIIb subunit (putative) — MKVNQIVCKNCYSTDVETNEGQGEVICLRCGSVLEENKIVESLEFVENNNGAISMVGQFVPASGNKSFILSWGVRESRELSLQKGYINIQKIADHLHLSTQHVEAAQRIYLMALQRNFTMGRNNSYVAASCLYTICRREKSPVMLIDFSDILQTPVKPLGKTFLKLLRLLHLSVPNIDPSLYLERFAHKLNLKNAIYKVTYTGIKLIQAMTRDWICTGRRPTGLCGAALLISTRMHGIFVHSNTIANIVRISNPTIIKRLSEFKNTSTAKMKVSDFDRIHLNDMPSNSLPPCVIASNRKKLKQDMLKNNQTVSLCDSEEIFSTVRSAKSGKDTEEQLLTNDTYSPNCNDEDTLSLHNTMNSTNAYDEDNALSYNNFTLLDSRSSCNGMEDGITTGCSVNGGSTRGIGNSSELNSTIGSCLPSGSILGESQTGEDGETLTNSGINVEEICNENPQGNDLDQLAKKIINTIDVEKQSSILKVNVSSLHLNNSQCDDSDYGETNEREKKLPFYHSNNQRKVKKENNDLSDNSAIKSTVSIASINHLSDLDSCLTTPMISAKKLIPSNGRCLDGSLSPVLSEKQNTPKPTSRDDNNDSLSKKPLLNGPEMDDGMDSLNNEPETTYCSTLKETLNSELSHLLNEVDDFNILEYAKNGEENSLSNKPNGIHKDDANPVSSILSDFNYFFENNSNTMESQPPNDVDIPSDASIEQLNESLSDFYDSEIENIILSEKERRRKMLIWDDMMKNYFPQYYKQHKKQSKKRSSYHPDRVGGDKSKRKKKKENDHPLDEQTAGDSVIMALEKSDKTMSTKMNYDVLKSLFSS, encoded by the exons ATGAAGG TGAATCAAATCGTATGCAAAAACTGCTACAGTACGGATGTTGAGACGAACGAAGGACAAGGGGAGGTGATCTGCCTCAGATGTGGCTCCGTCttggaggaaaacaaaattgtggaatCTTTGGAGTTCGTCGAGAATAACAATGGGGCTATTTCGATG GTCGGACAGTTCGTCCCCGCGAGTGGAAACAAATCTTTCATCCTCTCCTGGGGAGTGCGCGAGAGTAGAGAGTTATCCTTACAGAAGGGATACATCAATATACAGAAAATAGCAGACCATTTGCATCTATCGACGCAACACGTGGAAGCAGCACAGAGAATATACTTAATGGCTCTTCAAAGGAACTTCACCATGGGGAGAAACAACTCGTACGTTGCAGCGTCATGTTTGTATACTATATGTAGAAGAGAGAAATCCCCTGTGATGTTAATCGATTTTAGTGACATTTTACAGACTCCTGTCAAGCCACTAGGAAAAACATTTCTGAAGTTGTTACGATTACTTCATTTAAGTGTACCTAACATAGACccttctttatatttagagCGCTTTGCTCATAAgctaaatttaaaaaatgctataTATAAAGTCACCTACACAGGGATAAAGCTTATTCAAGCTATGACAAGGGATTGGATTTGTACGGGTAGGAGACCTACAGGGTTATGTGGTGCCGCTTTGTTAATATCTACCAGAATGCATGGCATTTTTGTTCACTCGAATACTATTGCCAATATAGTAAGGATATCTAACCCTACTATCATTAAGAGATTGtctgaatttaaaaataccAGTACAGCTAAAATGAAGGTCTCCGATTTTGATAGAATTCACCTGAATGATATGCCATCCAATTCACTACCTCCTTGTGTCATTGCTTCCAATAGGAAGAAGCTCAAACAGGACATgcttaaaaataatcaaacaGTATCCCTTTGTGATAGCGAGGAGATATTCAGCACTGTTAGAAGTGCCAAGTCAGGAAAGGATACAGAGGAGCAACTCCTAACTAATGACACATATTCTCCTAACTGTAACGATGAAGATACTCTTTCTTTGCACAACACGATGAATAGTACAAATGCCTACGATGAGGATAATGCTTTGTCTTACAATAATTTTACTCTCTTGGATAGTCGCTCTTCCTGTAATGGTATGGAGGATGGCATCACCACGGGGTGCAGTGTAAATGGGGGTAGCACCCGTGGTATTGGCAACTCCAGCGAGTTGAATAGCACCATAGGTAGCTGCCTTCCTAGTGGAAGTATTCTTGGAGAAagccaaacgggggaagatGGAGAAACCCTAACGAACAGCGGAATAAACGTAGAAGAAATTTGTAATGAGAACCCACAGGGAAATGATTTAGatcagctagccaaaaaaattatcaacacGATAGATGTAGAGAAACAGTCCAGTATCTTAAAAGTGAACGTTTCTTCCTTGCATTTGAATAATTCTCAGTGTGATGACAGCGATTATGGGGAGACCAacgaaagggagaagaaactCCCATTTTATCACAGTAACAACCAAAGGAAggttaaaaaggagaataatGACCTAAGTGACAATTCTGCAATTAAATCGACTGTTTCCATTGCGAGCATAAATCATTTGTCCGATTTGGATTCTTGTTTAACCACCCCCATGATTAGTGCCAAAAAGTTGATACCATCAAATGGTAGATGCCTAGATGGAAGTTTATCCCCTGTGCTTAGTGAGAAGCAGAACACACCAAAGCCTACCTCTCGTGATGATAACAACGATTCGCTATCCAAAAAGCCACTGCTTAATGGCCCCGAGATGGATGACGGGATGGATAGCCTAAACAATGAACCAGAAACGACCTACTGTAGCACACTCAAAGAAACGCTAAACTCGGAACTAAGTCACCTACTGAACGAAGTGGACGATTTCAATATTCTAGAGTATgccaaaaatggagaagaaaacaGTCTAAGTAATAAACCAAATGGTATTCACAAGGATGATGCAAACCCTGTTAGTAGTATCCTCTCcgattttaattatttttttgagaatAATTCCAACACAATGGAAAGTCAACCACCCAATGACGTAGACATCCCGTCAGATGCATCAATAGAGCAACTCAACGAATCGTTATCCGACTTTTACGATAgcgaaattgaaaatattatcttatcagaaaaggaaagaagaagaaaaatgctcATATGGGATGACATgatgaagaattattttcctcaatACTATAAGCAGCATAAAAAACAGAGTAAGAAAAGGTCGTCATATCATCCTGACCGTGTAGGTGGAGATAagagtaaaagaaaaaaaaaaaaagaaaatgaccATCCTTTGGATGAACAAACGGCAGGAGATTCTGTCATAATGGCATTAGAAAAATCAGACAAGACCATGTCaacgaaaatgaattatGATGTACTCaagtcccttttttcgtcatGA
- a CDS encoding hypothetical protein (putative) — MEGSDFLKKLANRKICRNYSIHPENVIYYDYFNNLKRKAVAQGYTNLVISFKKIMGSILKYPLPIKNSLEAYKLKGVGKRFSYYFEKALSQGAQEKKHNSMHDGCVTSNGNSSNIYTHINKVITSVDRFLKKLDSEVYNLKRIGEESDDSIMRNIKEIRNDYPNSDYNEGEVKSRKRKSGKEKKASAHRAGRADESNRANRADRAGQADPSDSANHAVNHAASHAASHASNHDSKQGENGCTPANGMSSSPQLTTNSYTYKNSTNINGYTIISSSAINYENSFLGDEEASTQKVGPLNEHEKKKRLTGKNVESKKKNEIKLNDFENRIMTFLDENENLYDDCLVSTEEITIGFLKYYRNTEKIYFRKLRRLVKLEFVEKVDIWENKAGGGVAKKRSVLNDAHDTPSSCEASNAKRGKMKIIKKVRLTVKGKEFLRRRKQEREQEEREQEEREQKEREQQNRGEQKTQEDPPHANNLKTKEPATDASEGEGKSTSKRDEENKVSESEHRIKYEDSFKSAEYLSTKMNESEERLRREVTYSDGENNHLFGRGKIVREKMCDDFLPFKHGSNEEKVALLHAHEEDNEERENKAKEDYSRKGNDCFSENEILSKSEGANSGIFFDMEAKDQAGNCHLESEGTNQAELSNKVEKIRKEWDSPFNSDCSGTMSWKKEKNDLASFQLKMERKKKEIRKKLKISLREKIQKKKNDKNNLFGEEDQSSSNSDESEKIEGTRSGLPEREFSHGVKQSSGVIDGVKRCLEGNTSNGGEQSEAEPQLFLSWEDCKEQPCEVSITAPDSADTETALHIRKIKKALSCDENHNIREDVRENIFFTIDGDTSDAQSHHLSETTSNLSNNKQARSDDVIDLFAEESACEGGGDVSGGLISSVVSKAEGKKKWSGSLDREGGELGSEPKKRREKKGEKRLDEEERNGQEGEEESKKKKRKIGNDHTRGDPKGERKPGQKAKRKGNLGANPGGDTHTAAGEQVTYGPYEIVMVIDNRDISGTSQELNEKMKKIFHRSGVKYLTRNLPLGDIIWLCRRRVYNGGKSKRKRSRKGGKKENPGKEETPGKEENPGKEETPGKEENPGKEKNPGKTPQKSHHHECSGEASQMSNLRKSNVHWSGSYDQGREDQGAGDEEENAEYEEHVLKWIVERKTLNDLSASIIDGRYDEQKYRLMRSKETSHIIYLIENSNNSFKNYTNSSRISYETLLNAQHSIQLVSGFSILTSQSLSHTFFLLAEMHTEIVENIRLLCNIREGDPIIHSDKLEVYLRDNSSEWDQWNNDSKKSKNNLVKEVFGKQLRLINMCGPDATELILSLWPTPMKLNEALNRYTHDGILAEKIKRIYLKGRDLLGKRRVKSPVDTNLIAQLRQLYAPDSI; from the exons ATGGAAGGAAGTGACTTTTTGAAAAAGCTGGCGAACAGGAAAATTTGCAGAAATTACAGCATACATCCTgaaaatgtaatttattaCGATTATTtcaacaatttaaaaaggaaggcgGTGGCTCAGGGCTATACCAATTTggttatttcttttaaaaaaattatgggcTCCATTTTGAAGTACCCCTTGCCAATTAAAAATAGCCTGGAAGCCTATAAATTGAAGGGGGTTGGTAAGCGATTTTCTTACTATTTTGAAAAGGCCCTCTCGCAAGGTGCTCAAGAAAAGAAGCATAATAGTATGCACGATGGGTGCGTTACATCGAATGGGAATTCCTCTAACATTTACACCCACATAAATAAAGTCATCACAAGTGTGGACCGTTTTTTGAAGAAACTGGACAGTGAGGTTTATAATTTGAAAAGAATTGGTGAGGAGTCCGATGATAGCATTATGAGGAACATCAAGGAGATCAGAAATGATTACCCGAACAGTGATTATAACGAGGGGGAGGTGAAAAgtagaaagaggaaaagtggaaaggagaagaaagcaAGCGCCCATCGCGCTGGTCGGGCTGATGAGTCTAACCGGGCTAACCGAGCTGACAGGGCTGGCCAGGCTGATCCGTCCGATTCCGCTAATCATGCCGTCAATCACGCCGCCAGTCATGCCGCCAGTCATGCATCTAATCATGACAGCAAACAGGGCGAGAACGGCTGCACTCCGGCCAACGGAATGAGCAGCTCCCCACAGTTAACCACGAACTCGTACACATACAAGAACAGCACCAATATCAATGGATACACAATCATTTCTAGCAGCGCCATAAATTACGAAAACTCCTTTTTGGGCGATGAGGAAGCATCTACCCAAAAAGTGGGTCCCCTCAATGAgcatgagaagaaaaagagattAACTggcaaaaatgtagaaagcaagaaaaagaatgaaaTCAAATTAAACGATTTCGAAAACAGAATCATGACTTTTCTTGACGAGAATGAAAATTTATATGACGACTGTTTAGTCAGCACGGAAGAAATAACCATTgggtttttaaaatattatcgaaacactgaaaaaatatatttcaggAAATTGCGTAGGCTTGTAAAATTGGAATTCGTAGAAAAGGTAGACATTTGGGAAAACAAGGCAGGTGGGGGCgttgccaaaaaaaggagtgtcCTGAATGACGCGCACGACACACCCAGCAGTTGCGAGGCGTCGAATGCGAAAAGgggtaaaatgaaaattattaaaaaggtgcGGTTGACAGTGAAGGGGAAGGAATTCctgcggaggaggaagcaaGAGAGGGAGCAGGAGGAGAGGGAGCAGGAGGAGAGAGAGCAGAAGGAGAGAGAGCAGCAAAATAGGGGAGAGCAGAAAACACAGGAAGATCCCCCACACGCGAATAATCTCAAAACGAAAGAACCCGCCACAGATGCatcagaaggagaaggcaaATCTACTTCTAAGAGAgacgaagaaaataaagtgaGCGAGTCAGAACacagaataaaatatgaGGACAGTTTCAAGAGCGCAGAATATTTATCGACAAAGATGAACGAGTCGGAAGAAAGACTAAGGAGGGAAGTTACTTACAGTGATGGTGAAAATAACCACTTGTTTGGAAGGGGCAAAATCGTTCGCGAAAAAATGTGTGATGATTTTTTGCCCTTTAAACATGGttcaaatgaagaaaaggtggCGTTACTACACGCACATGAAGAAGATAATGAGGAGAGGGAGAATAAGGCCAAGGAGGATTACTCTCGAAAGGGGAATGACTGCTTTTCGGAGAATGAAATTTTGAGCAAGTCTGAGGGTGCAAATAGTGGTATCTTTTTTGACATGGAGGCAAAGGATCAAGCGGGTAACTGTCATCTCGAGAGCGAAGGAACCAATCAAGCAGAACTGTCCAATAAAGTAGAAAAGATTCGTAAAGAATGGGATAGTCCGTTTAACTCTGACTGCTCAGGAACCATGTcgtggaaaaaagaaaaaaatgatctcGCCAGttttcaattaaaaatggaaagaaaaaagaaagaaattagaaaaaaattaaaaataagtttgagggaaaaaatacaaaaaaaaaaaaatgataaaaataatttatttggtGAGGAGGACCAGTCGAGTAGCAATTCTGATGAGTCGGAGAAAATCGAAGGGACGAGAAGTGGCTTGCCTGAAAGGGAATTCTCCCATGGGGTGAAGCAATCCAGTGGTGTAATTGATGGAGTTAAAAGATGTCTAGAGGGGAACACGTCGAATGGGGGTGAACAGAGTGAGGCAGAACCCCAACTGTTTCTCAGCTGGGAAGACTGCAAAGAGCAACCATGCGAGGTAAGTATAACTGCTCCAGATTCAGCAGATACTGAGACAGCTCTGCATattaggaaaataaaaaaagcactCTCCTGTGATGAGAATCACAACATTAGAGAAGACGTTCGcgaaaacattttttttaccattgaTGGGGATACATCGGATGCGCAAAGTCATCATCTCAGCG AGACTACATCAAATTTGAGCAATAACAAACAAGCGCGCAGTGATGACGTAATCGATTTGTTTGCAGAAGAGAGTGCAtgtgaaggggggggagatgtCTCTGGTGGGCTTATTTCCTCAGTTGTGAGTAAAgcggaagggaagaagaagtggagcGGTTCGCTTGATAGAGAGGGAGGGGAGTTAGGAAGTGAaccaaaaaagagaagagaaaaaaaaggggagaagcggttgGACGAAGAGGAGCGAAATGGTcaggaaggggaggaggagagcaagaaaaagaaaagaaaaatcggAAATGACCACACGAGGGGAGATCCCAAAGGAGAGCGTAAACCGGGCCAAAAAGCAAAGCGAAAGGGAAACCTCGGTGCAAACCCTGGTGGGGACACGCACACCGCAGCGGGCGAACAAGTGACCTACGGGCCGTACGAAATCGTCATGGTGATCGACAACAGAGACATATCAGGGACGAGCCAGGAgctgaatgaaaaaatgaaaaaaatattccatcGCAGTGGGGTAAAATATCTAACTAGGAATCTTCCCCTGGGTGATATCATTTGGTTGTGCAGGAGAAGGGTGTATAATGGTGGTAAGtcgaagagaaaaaggagcagaaaaggtgggaaaaaggagaacccAGGGAAGGAGGAAACTCCagggaaggaggaaaatccAGGGAAGGAGGAAACTCCagggaaggaggaaaatccagggaaggagaaaaatccaGGGAAGACGCCACAGAAGTCCCACCATCACGAATGCAGTGGCGAGGCCAGCCAAATGAGCAATCTAAGAAAGAGCAACGTTCATTGGAGTGGAAGTTACGACCAAGGGAGAGAGGACCAGGGGGCgggagacgaagaagaaaatgcgGAGTACGAAGAACATGTATTAAAATGGATAGTAGAGCGCAAAACATTGAACGATCTGAGTGCAAGTATAATCGATGGTAGGTATGATGAGCAAAAATATCGTCTCATGAGATCAAAAGAGACCTCACATATAATATACCTCATAGAAAACAGTAACAATTCGTTTAAAAATTACACCAATTCGAGTAGAATTTCTTATGAAACGCTTCTAAATGCTCAGCATAGTATTCAGTTGGTTAGTGGGTTCTCCATATTGACTAGCCAAAGTTTGagtcacactttttttttattggcTGAAATGCACACAGagattgtagaaaatatccGTCTGCTTTGTAACATCAGAGAAGGAGACCCCATAATACACAGTGATAAATTGGAGGTGTACTTACGAGATAATTCATCCGAATGGGACCAGTGGAATAATGATTCTAAGAAGTCGAAAAACAATTTGGTCAAGGAAGTTTTTGGGAAGCAACTGCGATTGATTAACATGTGCGGGCCTGATGCCACGGAGTTGATTTTATCTCTGTGGCCTACTCCGATGAAACTGAACGAGGCCCTCAATAGGTATACCCACGATGGAATCCTGGCCGAGAAGATCAAGCGGATTTACCTCAAGGGCCGCGACCTTCTGGGGAAGCGGCGCGTCAAGTCTCCCGTCGATACGAAT CTCATTGCGCAGCTGCGGCAGCTCTATGCCCCGGATTCGATTTAG